The Nicotiana tomentosiformis chromosome 9, ASM39032v3, whole genome shotgun sequence genome contains the following window.
gcatgtctggatactttacctctcggatcgaaccgatatcaAGTAAGCGAGTGTTTTTTTTTAGTTACCTCTTCCTTGATGAATTTATTTCTGGCCTCAGCAATAGGATGTTTCATTTGTCTTACTGGAGGaatgttgggatccaagcttaccTTGTGTATGGCCACTTCCGTCGGGATACatgtcatatccgcatgcgaccacataaaacaatcggcattaaacttaagaaattcaataaattcATACCTGAGCTCCGGGTGCAGTCTTGTCCCCAAGTGTAATTTCCTCTCCAAAAACTTTTCAAACAATGAAACATGCTCAAGTTCCTCCGTTGTGGACTTTGTTGcgtccgtctcttctggtacctggaaatatATTTGCATCTGATAAGATTATGATGCTTCTTCCCCCTGGTTAACTTCGCTTGACTCGGGAGCAGGCGTTGGTTCTTGTGATATCTATGCCGCATGCTCCTTCACATTGCTACTAGAGACCGAAATCgtattcatctcccttgccaccGGTTGGTTGCCTTTTATATGTTTAATCCCATtgggagttgggaatttcagaaacTGATGATACGTTGATGGTAccactttcatctcgtgcaacaacggtcttcccagaataatgttgtaacccatatcaccatccacaaCCTCAAAAAGTGACGTCTTCATCACCCCCTCAGCATTtgtgggcagcaggatctctcctGGGGTTGTTACACTTGCGAGGTTGAACCCGACAAAGAGTTTTGTcgccggaatgatgcttccggtaaGTTTGGCTTGCTCCGACACCCgccattgtatgatattggccgaacttcctggatctaccagaacatattttattttaaaatctaatgcatttaaagaaattaccaatgcgtCGTTATGCAGTAGCAATAATCCGTCTgtgtcttcctccgtgaaagtgatgtcgTTCTCAGCGACTTCCGGGAGTCTCTTATTGTGGGTTACTAATACCTTTGTCTTATTTGTTGCCGAGAAGGTaaccccgttaatctcgttccccacGAAAATCATGTTGAACGTCTGGCGCGGGGGATCATCTCCTGTTTTTGAGGGATCCATGTTATTACGGTTGCGACCGTAATTATTTTTGGCCCGATCACTTAAGAATTCCCTGAGATGGACATTTTTCAATAGTGTCTCCACCTCTTCATGCAGATATCGGCGGTCCCTAGTCCGGTGGCCATTCATCCCGTGGTATTCGCACCACAAATTAGGGTCCCTCTGGCTAGGATCAGACCTTATCGGCTTtgggaatcgtgcttctttaatgttcctcatagccgaTACCAACTCTACTACACTGACATTGAAGTTGTATTCATAGCCTGAGGTAGGAAGGATCCCAAGAACCTAACGTTTCTTTGTCCTGCAATGATCTGTAGTTCCGACCGTGATCAGTTCTTCTGCCGGTAACGAACCTGTCTACTGACCGGAAACCTCTGTCGCGTCCTTTGGCCCGTTCGTAGGGCAACAATTGGCCCCTCTAAGACTGTCTATCTGTTTCAAAATCTTCCTTTgaattttctttattcttctcctaACCTTTAGACGACACCGGGAAGCCGATGTGATCATCCTCAATCcatatctttgactcgtaccggttgtgaacatctgcccaaGTCGTCGCTTGGAATTCGAGCAAGATTTCCTTCAACTTTTGGGAAGCATCGGAACTTCTCAGATTCAAACCCTTGGTGAAGTCTTCAGCCGCCCATTCTTTCGGGACAGTCAGGAGCAACTtcctttccttctggaaccgGGTTATGAATTCACGCAGCAGctcggactctccttgtgcaattctgaatatgtcggccttccgggcTTGCACCTTTTTGGTCCCGGCATGAGCCTTAATAAAATAAttcgcgagcatctcaaaggaatctatggaatgctcgggcaacaatgaatacaacatcaaggctcccctcgtgagagtctctccGAATTATTTCAGAAAAATAGATTTGATCTCGTGGGGAGCTAAGTCGTTCCCCTTTACCGCCAGTttataggtggtaatatgctcatgaaggtccgaagtcccatcatatttcggCACGTCGGGTATTTTAAATCGCTTTGGGATCAATTCTGGTGTCGCATTTGGTTTGTATGGCAACTGAGTATATTTCTTTGAGTCTGGCCCTTTCAAACCGGTGGTGCacccgggatttggtccatgcgggcattcacttccctcataaaccataAGAGTTCGCTTTTGAAGGGATCACTCTCGTTGTTGTGACCGGATCTGCTCCCCCAGGCCGCATCGAAGCCGACctcgcccctcggggtgttgttattGACTatctgcgttgtttgatttgcgggagtaCCGAGAGGAATTGGACCTCGTCTATTCGCGTTAGTGGAAGCAGTGGCAGAGCCAGAATTTTGGTTAagaggtgtcaaaatatataaaagtaaacataccaggaaattaaggggagtcaatacatagtatatatacatataattttttattttacctaCCTACACAGTATAGTTTTCCCACAAAGGGGTGTTATTTTACACCccttcctataaggtggctccgccactaattggaagcacccgacaatGCCTGCTTTAGTTctatcataaccttatcctgccaTGTGAGATGGCCTGTAATGACCTCTTGTTGCTCCTGTAGGACCCTTACCGCTTCAAAATCATGCTCctcttcagcatcatcgggagtcgcCTCCCGAACATGTCGCGGGTACCGCCTGTCGTGGACCGACGTGGCATTATTCCCCTCATTGCGtgtatcactgattgaatcctcgttcTGAGGCTGGTCGACTAATCtgtttgtttacccgtaaaacgatacagttgaatttatacgtagtttctagacaagtgaattaatttgatcctgaaataataggaGAATTGAATAAATatgtaatacttagccttgagatgaagATAAAATAGCAGAGACAGTAGTTCCGAGACCAGGGCTTCCGGGCACAACACTAGTgaaatcaaaaagcaagaagataaaattgtataaagctttgaatAGATTATAGCGTAAGTTAGCCAGAAAATCCGTGCACATtataatgataatagagctcgcTATTTATAGTTGTACCTAGGGAACAAGATCCTAGAATCATGCCTTCTTTAATGCCGATTACGAGGGcaattgaagaatgtgtaatggCGGGCATGAATGATAAATTATTTGTAACGGGCAGCGTActaaatgctgtagaatattctccattaaatacAACCGGGTGGtaggtatttattttatttttatgagcGCCATTTTTTCCGATAACAGATGAAATAATTGTCTTCGATTTTAGCTATCCTTTGCATTCGGCTCTACGTGTCACTCccttatgcaatcacttaatatagcatattttaccctagacactgtttctttttttctttttttgcttcAAAAGATGCTATTGTTACAGCAAACTTTCCTAGTGGATTTTGTTCCATTTTAATCTTGTACTGCGATAAGTTGACTACTCTAAGTCATGCCTCTCCACACATCCTTTTGTATAGTATTTTTTGTACATTCCAGAACAAGTTAAAGGTATAATGCATACCGATTTGTGACTTCTTCCCTCCTTTCGTGTTTGAAAGAAAGAAGGCAGAAGTCATCTATGAACTACCTTGAATGAATACATCATAAGAATTCTATATGCAAATGCCAAAGCATAGCCGCTTCAATTTTCAAATTTCAGAATCAGACAGAATATATGAACTTATGGTATGTGAAACAATGTATAGGTCAATAAAGATGTTTTTTTATTAACCTCATTCTTATGTGTATATCAGATGTTAAAGAGAGGAGTCTTCTATATCATATTATAAATTCATCATTGCATGACAAACAACATAAAGACATGTACTTGCATCAATATTATATCAACTTGCGCATGTCCAAATCACGAGGAGGTTCAATTTTTTGTCctcctcgatatcatcggaatGAGATCCGACAAACTTGGCACGAAAAACGGCGaataattaccaaacaattggaatatatcactcctcaaaTAATATTAccgctaaggtacgaccttcttcattttcttttatattttatactaaccatttgctgGTGTTTAATCTAAGAcaccaaaggattcttcaaacacaaagttcttaggtctgaaagcacgtgtggcactctttttttcttagaccggtttttgGCCCAAATGGGATTTTCcagcgaggtttttaacgaggcaacaattgttcgtgctaacttagagctcaacagtatccgaggctcttttacaatcaacctcgaatactggagggcaTCATCCTCAGATAGTGACAAGGAAAATCCTTCGTGTCGACAGGGTCTCGAAAGGTAAAGaaccaaatggtcaaatgaaccgtgtctatgtagattactcgagccctaatggtaaaacatgtacgcatgtataatctattgaaagaagtatttttccttaccagatgttccatgccttagagaaatttaTAATTTACAATTTTATACTTAAGATTTATTGTGGAAACTGTCTAAGGCCGATCACAACTGATGTTCAAACAATTTACCCaatactcggggactgccatccaaaaaATTGACATGATTGAATTACTAAACCTCGAAATCGTAAGACTTTAAAAAGGCAGTCCTCGATTTTATAGACCACGACTACCCCACTCGGAGACTGACACTTCGAACGAGTTCGTAGTATAGCAGGGAAATAAGTCTAAGGGAAAAATCCCAAACTAatggctacggccaaattaacacggttcggaggCGTCCGAATTCCGTTTTAAAACAGGCCTTCAAATATTTTCATAAATCGGTTAAAAAAGGCAACCCTCGGCTGAAGTattaagggtctcgataatattgaCCCTCGAAAAACCCTAAGGGGTAGGGAATTGTTCTAACTCCCGAACAATttttatgctaaggcataacaaagcaaaagatttcgataacaccaatcctcgaaaaacctaatgggtacaaatttatctcgtgctaaggcatgacaaatttttatgattaatttttcaaaccgaaaaagagaaaaagccattcttttgaggccatatcggcctaattcaagagcctaaggtccattttattttttgagtttgagaaatcgtCCTTACTCAACTAAAGCCCAAGGGTCactctacttcgagttcgagcaagtactcactcgattttaAGGATTACACTGGTCCGACATCGGTCTAGTTGCCTAAAGTCCCAAACTTGTGAGAAAAATCTCCATAAGGCatgaaggcatgaatgaaatagaattttcacgaggcaggaaatagaataaaaacaagtcaaagagaaaaaagatcTTTTATCTATACGAAAATATTTGCAATGACCGATCAGGGTCCCACACAAAAAATCAAAACAGAAAAAAGCCTAAAATTCCTAATTTTCCTCGGGGacagcttcttctccatcaagGTCCTCtccattctcggacccgctcttgttgccatcatcatcatcatcataggAAGAGGCCACCGCTCTAGCATCAGCTTCATGCTCAGCCTTTATTATCTCATCGGTAAGATCGAAACATCGAGCAttgatctcctcgagggtttccctccaagATTggaatttggcgagttcagcaatccaatgtgctcgagtttgagcggtctcaactgcctctctcgcttggacttgagcggctttagcatcggcccggtagacggccacgatcACCTCTGTCTCGGCCTTTaccttttcggcttcagatttgacCTTCGCAAGTTCGAAAGCCAACCGatcctcgagctcctctattatTTTTGCCTGAGTTGAGCTCTTATCCTTCATGCATCGAAGCAGACTTTCGACCGATGACAATAGGGCTCGAACGGCCTCTTTTTtagcagcaaagcggtccataatttctttccaccccaaggtctccgccttcatcatgttgacctcctcgcagaactgctcgatcctctcgaccttttgctgcagctgtgagattgaaatgttagccaccgttcccgaattgagcccatgagcttttaatatttttattacctgctcgatcaggtcagtctgatcttggtgagccttggccaactcggctcagaggtccttgatctcctcttcttttttcccACTGAGAAGTTTAAGGAcatttctctcctccgtgagccctcgAAGGTCGGCCTCACATCGGCTCAACTCTACTCGGGACTTTGAAAACACCTCCTGATGGAGTGCCAAAGCCTATacggaaaaaaagaaaaaaagaaattagaCAGGAAGAGAAGAAATAAACTAAGTATGATATCGACAAAGGGAGTTGAGACTCACCCGTCAAGGCTTGTTGAGCCTCATCAAGGAGACTCGATGCTTCACTTAGGTCGGTAGCATCCTCGACCCCGATAAAGTAACCACGGAAGGAGTCCTCCCCTCTATGGGTACCGTCTACTTTGGGAGTCCTCAGAGCTTGGGCCTCTCGAATTGCCTCCCCGGAAAACGCAGGGAGAATTGGCGAGTCTCCAATATCTATTGCCCCAAGTaagtcacttggggcattctcctCGCTGCGAAGGGCCTCGAAGACGTCCCCTTCAGACATACCCGCCTTTTGCTCATCTCGGCGGGAAGCATCTCCGATCTTCgacgactcggggactttgcccgagtccTTTTCCAATACCCCCTCGGCTCGAGGCGAAATCTCCTCAACCACCACCGACTCAACGGCCTTTGGGGCCTCGATGGTTTTATATACTAAGGATACCAGTTCCAAGCCAtcgtcttcatcttcttcatcttcctcccttAGCCATTGAATCACATCCGCAGGCAGGGCAACAATGTCTTTTTTTGGCTTATGAACCGGATTCTTCTTAGGCTTTGGATCCTAGAAGGTTGAGGtccttttcctcttcttatcATTCGCCGACTTCGGAACTAgggtcgaagtctcctcctcaccatacggggggcctcatgaccgcatctgTGACCAGGCCTGCACATAAGAAAATTTAATAAGTAGAAGTAGGGCATcttaatcaaatcatcaaatacgcaaaaagtgggcttaccatgattcttagcctcccatcgaccctttgctaaatcgcgccatgagcgctcaacGTATGTATAGGTCGAGGCCAGGTTCCGAATCCAGCTCTCGAGGTCGGGAATTGCACGAggcatccaagcgaccgctacatcatggaaaaaTACATAAATGAGAAAACACAAAGGAACAAATAATACATGGAAGCTAAAAGTGAGACGGTACttacgattcatgttccatttaTCAGGAAATGGAATCTTCTCGGCTGGAATTAGGTCGGAAGTCTTCACTTGAACGAActtgcccatccagcctcgatccttgtccacGTCTATGCTCAAGAACAACACTTTGGTAGCCCaatgttggagttttattaaccctcctcgatagAGGCAGGGGCTATACAATcggataaggtgatcgagggtgaaagggagcccctcgactttgctcacgaagaatcggagcaaAATAACAATTCAcaaaaaggaaggatggatttgtcctagggttatttgatattgacggtaaaaatcaacgatgacggggtcgagggggcccggcgtgaaaggataagtgtaaatacttagaaacccttccacatgggtagtgatgtcttcttcgggggtcgggatcaccacctttttgccctcccagttgcagtctttctttacctgcttaaggtatccctcagttatcgagcatatatacctcgacattgGCTCGCAATGACCAGGAATCGACGAGGCTGTATCGGTCTTGAAATCGGAGTTTAGCGCACACCCCCCAGGAATGCATTCCTCAAGACGGGGTTCCATCGGTGTTTTCCCGCCGGCCTgttgagaagatgaagcagcttctttttgtggtacgatttttgatgtttttgccatttttgtgtaAGTTTGAAGAAGATGATTATAATAAGACTTGACGCTTGAGAAAGGATTAACAGCAAAACCTGAAGATTTGTAAAAGGGAAGAACTTAAGAGatgtaaaagctttggagattagaaggaagtgaaagtaaagttCGAATCAATGAGGAAGGGGTCTATTTATTGGATTCACGGCGACTATTCAAAGGCACTAGTGGCTGACCACCAACTGACACTCATTAATGAGTTGGGGAACTGTACCAACGGGACATTTCGGTGACTCCCATCGATTATGTCACGAGGATGAtgtcatgacaggtcgaggtaaaaaggctcaattcgtttcttgtcatttcaCTTCAAataacgaggggactatctgtatacggttaaaaccgagccCACCCGATTTtgctatttgaccgagaccgggaggttgcatcaaagatggcctcgtaacggaacagactaaataacgaggataaggtaccgagttcagaatcgaggtacctgtcgagatcgaggctagtagcgatcgaagccaaatgagacagacatcgagtaAGATTGAAGATAGAACAATAACAGAAAAGTGAGATAttcgtgactggtcgaggatcatggcggaaatctcggaatggatcaaatcagaaatggttaattagctaatcatgggattttcttctgtaattagaattataccataagtgaaaTTTCTCTACTATTTAAAGGAGGTTCTAATCATTTATAGGACAGATTGTTCacagatatcaaagcaatataagtctctttctcgtttatactattgttcatcagtttgttatattttaattgttattacaTCAACcggttcgagggtatccaaactcgagggctgaatGCCATTCTAACACTGATttactttactttatagttcatttctgttattaatcttcatatttatcacttggtattaagtgaaatcacgtgtccttaaaatcatattataagtttaattgttatccaattttaagggtaaacacaaGTATTTAGCGTGAGCAATTGGTTGTCTGCTTCGTCTTGTGCACCTGCGAGATCTTGGGTCTGGTTCTCAAGAGTTCAGATCCTCTGAATGTTTAGAAGTCCAAATGAGTTTAGACTTGTACCGAGTCCAATTCTGATATACATGTTTATTGGACATGTAATAATTTGTAAGAAATAAAATGGATGGGGATTTAGTGGAAATTAGGCTTGGGATTTTCTGTATGTTAGGGGGTAAAAAGCATGTTTATAGGATTTGGTGGgcagaaaacatgcctatagatATTTATATTCTACCACCATGTGCTATTTATGCCCTCAGATGACGTGCCTTAGGATTTCTATGTGTATCTATCCTGCTTATGAGGTTTTAATTCACGATGACTATGCTTGTCACTTAGGTATCCTGCTCATAGGACTTAATATAATAAAGATAaactagatatcatgtctatatgAGCATAATTAACTAATTTTTGTTACCTGGCTACTTTTTACTTAACAACAACACTGCTCGTCTACAAACCTACCCACCTTTAAAAGCATAGGAGTTATTAATGTTTAGTTAACTGTCCAGAATGTTCATTTCGATGCCTCCAGGTTATACACCTAGAACTCGTGCCGGTAAGGCTAAATGCAATTTCGACCAATATTGTCCGACTAGATATCATGCCAATAGGGGCATAACCAATTAACTCTTGTTGTTGACTGTCTACTGCTTAACGAATTTAAACCAAATTTTCCTACCTAATGTTTGTTAAACCTCGTCAAAACCAAACATAGTTTAGCACATAATGTTTAATATGTCCGCTTGGTATCTACATGGGAGGCCTACTTGAGTCGTTATATGCTATTATTTGCAGTCCCAACTTGCTTTACGTTGTGTGACCTAAATAAGAAGAGATTAGAAACTTGATATTTTttttaagtctagaaccaccatTTTAGAATAGTGTCCAACGCCTCCTGGACTATAGGAAGGGACGGGtagtgtatacggttaaaattgggcgtacccg
Protein-coding sequences here:
- the LOC138899014 gene encoding uncharacterized protein translates to MRNIKEARFPKPIRSDPSQRDPNLWCEYHGMNGHRTRDRRYLHEEVETLLKNVHLREFLSDRAKNNYGRNRNNMDPSKTGDDPPRQTFNMIFVGNEINGVTFSATNKTKVLVTHNKRLPEVAENDITFTEEDTDGLLLLHNDALVISLNALDFKIKYVLVDPGSSANIIQWRVSEQAKLTGSIIPATKLFVGFNLASVTTPGEILLPTNAEGVMKTSLFEVVDGDMGYNIILGRPLLHEMKVVPSTYHQFLKFPTPNGIKHIKGNQPVAREMNTISVSSSNVKEHAA